One window of the Phragmitibacter flavus genome contains the following:
- a CDS encoding efflux transporter outer membrane subunit, translating into MAPRPTALFSFSILVLASLSSCAVGPNYTKPETPVDEKFSTKESGFSTAAAVPLWWRKFNDAKLNSLIDRAIAANHDLRIAAANIEEARALRNSVRFDYFPTVTSGGSYTNQRSSTQTSQGRFTGFGGGGSNGRGSEVYEAGFDATWELDLWGRVRRSNWAARADVESAEATRNAVMVAITGEVASAYLDLRGLQNQLAVARRNANNQGETLKLTESLLQGGRGTELDTSRSRALLNSTLAAIPLIESAIHQDIHRLSVLVGAQPSALKSELIKSRPMPALPSLVRIGNPADLLRRRPDVYAVEKQLEAATQRVGVATADLFPSVTFNGTAALQAESFSGLGRSGADATSFGPSIRWAAFDLGRVQAQIKASSARTQRSLAEYEQTVLGALEETENALVAYGRQRARRNYLRESANASQQAADLARERYQNGVADFLTVLDAQRELLDAQSQLAESETLTATSLVAIYKALGGGWETNGRTEK; encoded by the coding sequence ATGGCTCCCCGTCCCACCGCGTTGTTCAGCTTCAGCATTCTCGTCCTCGCCTCCCTGTCCTCCTGCGCAGTCGGCCCCAACTACACCAAACCGGAAACTCCGGTGGACGAAAAATTCAGCACCAAGGAATCCGGTTTCTCGACCGCCGCCGCCGTTCCCCTGTGGTGGCGCAAGTTCAACGATGCCAAGCTGAACTCTCTCATCGACCGCGCCATTGCCGCCAACCACGACCTGCGCATCGCCGCCGCCAACATTGAAGAAGCCCGCGCCCTGCGCAACTCCGTCCGTTTCGACTACTTCCCCACCGTCACCTCCGGCGGAAGCTACACCAACCAACGCTCCAGCACCCAGACCAGCCAGGGCCGCTTCACCGGCTTCGGCGGGGGGGGCAGCAACGGTCGCGGTTCTGAAGTTTATGAAGCCGGATTCGACGCCACTTGGGAACTCGACCTCTGGGGACGCGTCCGCCGTTCCAACTGGGCTGCCCGTGCCGACGTCGAAAGCGCCGAAGCCACCCGCAACGCCGTCATGGTCGCCATCACCGGTGAGGTCGCCTCCGCCTACCTCGACCTTCGCGGATTGCAGAATCAACTCGCCGTCGCCCGCCGAAACGCCAACAACCAGGGCGAAACCCTCAAGCTCACCGAAAGCCTCCTTCAAGGCGGTCGCGGCACCGAGCTCGACACCTCCCGCTCCCGGGCACTGCTGAACTCCACCCTGGCCGCCATTCCCCTCATCGAAAGCGCCATCCATCAGGACATCCATCGCCTCAGCGTCCTCGTCGGCGCCCAGCCATCGGCTTTGAAAAGCGAACTCATCAAGTCCCGCCCCATGCCCGCCCTGCCGAGCCTGGTGCGCATCGGCAATCCTGCTGACCTTCTCCGCCGTCGTCCCGATGTTTACGCGGTCGAAAAACAACTCGAGGCCGCCACCCAGCGTGTCGGAGTTGCCACCGCCGACCTCTTCCCGAGTGTCACCTTCAACGGCACCGCCGCCCTTCAAGCTGAAAGCTTCAGTGGCCTGGGTCGCTCTGGAGCCGATGCCACCTCCTTCGGTCCCAGCATCCGTTGGGCCGCCTTCGACCTCGGTCGTGTTCAGGCACAGATCAAAGCCTCCAGTGCCCGCACCCAACGCAGTCTCGCTGAATACGAACAAACCGTTCTCGGAGCCCTCGAAGAAACCGAAAACGCTCTCGTCGCTTATGGGCGTCAACGCGCCCGCCGCAACTACCTGCGCGAGTCCGCCAATGCCTCCCAACAAGCCGCCGACCTCGCTCGTGAGCGTTATCAAAACGGGGTCGCCGACTTTCTCACCGTCCTGGACGCCCAGCGCGAACTGCTCGACGCCCAAAGTCAGCTAGCCGAAAGCGAAACCCTCACCGCCACCTCCCTCGTTGCCATCTACAAAGCACTCGGCGGCGGCTGGGAAACCAACGGCCGCACCGAGAAGTAA
- a CDS encoding response regulator, producing the protein MNLASSPYPEVDVVVADSPTFSLAVVDDHAIIRAIFKSIAEDAPDLRLTWTAPDLAAARQQLVKTRPHLLIVDVSLPDGDGFELTEQVLQTWPTTRVLMISMHDDIDYARRARDLGACGYVAKTTSPKNLLRVLQRICDGDEYFDGI; encoded by the coding sequence ATGAACCTCGCTTCCAGTCCCTACCCTGAAGTCGATGTCGTGGTTGCGGACTCCCCCACCTTCAGCCTGGCAGTCGTTGATGATCACGCGATCATCCGTGCTATTTTTAAAAGTATTGCCGAAGACGCCCCCGATCTCCGGCTCACCTGGACCGCTCCAGACTTGGCCGCCGCGCGCCAGCAACTCGTCAAGACCCGCCCCCATCTGCTCATCGTGGACGTCTCATTGCCGGATGGAGACGGCTTCGAGCTCACTGAACAAGTGCTGCAAACCTGGCCCACCACCCGCGTTCTCATGATTTCCATGCACGACGACATCGATTATGCCCGTCGTGCCCGTGACCTGGGAGCCTGCGGATACGTTGCCAAAACCACCTCACCAAAAAATCTGCTCCGCGTGCTTCAACGTATTTGCGACGGCGACGAATATTTCGATGGCATCTGA
- a CDS encoding alpha/beta hydrolase — protein MKALAASLLFAALAINISVAQPAASARDPAPVNQRAVPLWPEGAPDAKGPGPEHQPTLDVYCPETNSSGAAVVICPGGGYGGLALDHEGKQVAQYYNSIGVTAFVLTYRHSGTGYHHPTPLNDAKRAIRWVRDHAEEYNIDSSRIGITGFSAGGHLASTAGTLFDKGNPDAPDKIERASSRPDFLVLGYPVISMSDTYTHKGSRNNLLGPDKKADDELAKKLSSQHNVTAETPPTFIFQTDEDTAVPAENAVAFYLALRQNKIPAELHIYQRGVHGVGLMQGDPILSTWSRHLTHWLRNNRFLRPSATGEVSGKITINGKPITWGSITFVPEDNLLPLITARIRNGEFSAKNRDQIPVGKHHLKIMFSAADANLSTQQAPAGIAETTKISPNSPDELTTEVREGVNNLTLDLNWAQ, from the coding sequence ATGAAAGCCCTAGCTGCATCCCTCCTCTTCGCTGCCTTAGCCATCAATATCAGCGTCGCCCAACCCGCTGCTTCCGCTCGAGATCCCGCACCTGTCAATCAACGCGCTGTTCCTCTTTGGCCCGAAGGTGCCCCTGATGCCAAGGGACCCGGCCCCGAACACCAGCCAACCCTCGACGTCTACTGTCCCGAAACCAACTCCAGCGGCGCGGCCGTCGTCATCTGCCCCGGCGGCGGTTATGGAGGACTCGCCCTCGACCACGAAGGCAAACAAGTCGCCCAATACTACAACAGCATCGGCGTCACCGCCTTTGTCCTCACTTATCGTCACAGCGGCACCGGCTACCATCACCCCACCCCGCTCAACGATGCCAAACGTGCCATCCGCTGGGTGCGCGACCACGCCGAAGAATACAACATCGACTCCTCCCGCATCGGCATCACCGGCTTCAGCGCCGGGGGACACCTCGCCAGCACCGCCGGCACCCTCTTCGACAAAGGCAACCCCGATGCCCCCGACAAAATCGAACGCGCCTCCTCCCGTCCCGACTTCCTCGTGCTCGGCTACCCTGTCATCTCCATGTCCGACACCTACACCCACAAAGGCAGCCGCAACAACCTTCTCGGACCCGACAAAAAAGCGGACGACGAGCTCGCCAAAAAGCTCTCCAGCCAGCACAACGTCACCGCCGAAACCCCGCCCACCTTCATCTTTCAAACCGATGAAGACACCGCCGTCCCCGCCGAAAACGCCGTCGCTTTTTACCTCGCCCTTCGCCAGAACAAAATCCCCGCCGAACTCCACATCTACCAGCGCGGTGTCCACGGCGTCGGCCTCATGCAAGGCGATCCCATCCTCTCCACCTGGAGCCGACACCTCACCCACTGGCTCCGCAACAACCGCTTCCTCCGTCCCTCCGCCACCGGTGAGGTCAGCGGCAAAATCACCATCAACGGCAAACCCATCACCTGGGGCAGCATCACCTTTGTTCCTGAGGACAACCTCCTCCCCCTCATCACCGCCCGCATCCGCAACGGCGAATTCAGCGCCAAAAACCGCGACCAGATTCCCGTCGGCAAACATCATCTAAAAATCATGTTCTCCGCCGCTGACGCCAATCTCAGCACCCAACAAGCCCCCGCCGGCATCGCTGAAACCACCAAAATCTCCCCCAACAGTCCCGACGAACTCACCACCGAAGTCAGAGAAGGCGTCAACAACCTCACCCTCGACCTCAACTGGGCTCAGTAA
- a CDS encoding ubiquinone/menaquinone biosynthesis methyltransferase, with the protein MTGQDSGFVRNAFASIAGRYVLTNHVLSLGIDVLWRKTTARRVQALNPKFVLDLATGSGDLAAEIQSRCPDAHILGADFSEPMLDQARLRGLKNLIVADALDLPIEDATADVVTVAFGLRNMASWADALKEMARVLKPGGSLFVLDFSLPTSRPLRAAHLFYLRHFMPRIAGLLTGERAAYQYLCGSIEKFPSGNAMCQLIDSNGFTDCTCTPLHGGIASLYEAKR; encoded by the coding sequence ATGACAGGTCAAGATTCAGGATTCGTCCGCAATGCATTTGCATCCATCGCCGGACGCTACGTGCTCACCAACCACGTGCTCAGCCTCGGCATCGACGTCCTCTGGCGCAAAACCACCGCCCGCCGCGTCCAGGCCCTCAATCCCAAGTTCGTTCTCGACCTCGCCACCGGCAGCGGAGACCTCGCCGCCGAGATCCAGTCCCGCTGCCCCGACGCCCACATCCTCGGTGCCGATTTCTCAGAGCCCATGCTCGACCAGGCCCGTCTGCGCGGACTCAAAAACCTCATCGTCGCCGATGCCCTCGACCTCCCCATCGAAGACGCCACCGCCGATGTCGTCACGGTCGCCTTCGGCCTCCGCAACATGGCTTCCTGGGCCGACGCCCTCAAAGAAATGGCCCGCGTTCTCAAACCTGGCGGTTCCCTCTTCGTCCTCGATTTTTCCCTGCCCACCTCGCGCCCGCTGCGGGCCGCGCACCTGTTTTACCTGCGTCATTTCATGCCACGCATCGCTGGACTTCTCACCGGAGAACGCGCCGCTTATCAATACCTCTGCGGTTCCATTGAAAAGTTCCCCTCAGGCAACGCCATGTGCCAATTGATTGATTCCAATGGTTTCACCGACTGCACCTGCACACCGCTTCATGGCGGCATCGCCTCGCTTTACGAAGCAAAACGATAA
- a CDS encoding globin, with protein sequence MIDQLHAQLGDEKITRMVGAFYARVKDDDLIGPMYPDDDWEGAEKRLRDFLIYRFGGPDTYIRERGHPRLRGRHLPFKIGVAERDRWLDLMGQAMREAEVPVEVAPVLGAFFAQIADFMRNTEG encoded by the coding sequence GTGATTGATCAACTGCATGCCCAACTCGGTGATGAAAAGATAACGCGAATGGTGGGGGCGTTTTATGCCCGGGTGAAGGACGATGATTTGATTGGGCCGATGTATCCGGATGATGATTGGGAGGGCGCGGAAAAGCGCTTGCGGGATTTTTTGATCTATCGGTTTGGCGGGCCGGACACCTACATCAGAGAGCGCGGGCATCCGCGTTTGAGGGGCCGGCATTTGCCGTTCAAGATTGGGGTGGCGGAGCGGGATCGCTGGCTGGATTTGATGGGGCAGGCGATGCGGGAGGCGGAGGTGCCGGTGGAGGTCGCACCAGTGCTGGGGGCGTTTTTTGCGCAGATCGCGGATTTCATGCGGAACACGGAGGGGTGA
- a CDS encoding hybrid sensor histidine kinase/response regulator — MDTPDKLSVLMVDCGAGVRSLAGEALIEAGFELVGAESERLGLQDALDLAGRREVDVVVMGSEEKDVQRILTVARQLLLEGGPVAVVHLMSADEVERISEVLGNDLGECVLVPFSKEQLAVSVQAAVARRLRVMEAKLPELGVMEVLDGLDEGLLVADFAGRVKWVNRAATLMLGMEGNELLGRDLSSVYQVNLPDGGEVKSFSAATGVPRLLSLKNKLGEVGLIEDRCSVLHDAMGEVQGVAILFRRLSKVEAAAKERDSNLVDSVTDPLLAVDAEWKIVFANGAAARWLGAVGENLRGRWWWELLPESAREMHEAAFVKAWERREALGAEIFMEGSGAWYEVRSYPHGDGRLMWMKDITTRKLEWERGNRLDRLESLGLLARGFAHDFNNLLTVLLGNLSLAEHRLGAGGPVMEIQSARQATLLAQGLVQQLLTFARGGAPVKRAIALADLVKHFFEQHPKVVGIEYGIEVQEGLPSMALDPNQIRRLLGNLVRNAEQATSRGGRIVVKCEAADPSSMFGHDVLKDAPESLAGMVLEVEDNGEGIEAQNLPHIFEPYFTTRKKQNATGLGLTVCESIARAHGGTINVYAVKPRGTRVRFFLPVEEDAAGNDGEPEMLEMKGPGPGRTPRILVLEDDHLVRALICRGLQSQGYEVTETVDGLETVRLYEQSMKEGRAFDVVILDLSIPNGMGGVRTMEKLRALDPQVLALVSSGYSDDPAMAQPSAYGFAAVLPKPYEPLELIHVVQRLLDERMKSGRGGEVNHHSFIILIF, encoded by the coding sequence ATGGATACCCCTGATAAACTTAGTGTGTTGATGGTTGACTGTGGGGCGGGGGTTCGATCGCTGGCGGGTGAGGCTTTGATTGAGGCGGGGTTTGAATTGGTGGGGGCGGAGTCAGAGAGACTCGGGTTACAGGATGCACTGGATCTGGCGGGGCGGCGTGAGGTGGATGTGGTGGTGATGGGGAGTGAGGAGAAAGATGTGCAGCGGATCCTGACAGTGGCGCGTCAGTTGTTGTTGGAGGGCGGTCCGGTGGCGGTGGTGCACTTGATGAGTGCGGATGAAGTGGAGCGGATTTCGGAGGTTTTAGGGAACGATTTAGGGGAGTGTGTGCTGGTGCCGTTCAGCAAGGAACAACTGGCGGTTTCGGTGCAGGCGGCGGTCGCGCGGCGCTTGCGTGTGATGGAGGCAAAATTGCCGGAGCTGGGAGTGATGGAAGTGCTGGATGGACTGGACGAAGGTCTTTTGGTGGCGGATTTTGCGGGGCGGGTGAAGTGGGTAAATCGAGCAGCGACGCTGATGCTGGGGATGGAGGGCAACGAATTGTTGGGGCGCGATCTGAGTTCGGTTTATCAGGTGAATTTGCCGGATGGTGGCGAGGTGAAGTCCTTTTCAGCGGCGACGGGAGTGCCGAGGTTGCTGAGTTTGAAAAACAAGCTGGGGGAGGTGGGATTGATTGAGGATCGTTGCTCGGTGCTGCATGATGCGATGGGTGAGGTGCAGGGGGTGGCGATTTTATTCCGGCGTTTGTCGAAGGTTGAGGCGGCGGCGAAGGAAAGGGATTCGAATTTGGTGGACAGCGTGACCGATCCGTTGCTGGCGGTGGATGCGGAGTGGAAGATTGTTTTTGCCAACGGGGCGGCGGCGAGATGGCTGGGTGCGGTGGGAGAAAATTTGCGGGGGCGATGGTGGTGGGAGCTGTTGCCGGAGTCGGCGCGGGAAATGCATGAGGCGGCTTTTGTAAAGGCGTGGGAGCGACGCGAAGCGCTGGGGGCGGAGATTTTTATGGAGGGCAGCGGGGCGTGGTATGAGGTGAGATCGTATCCGCATGGCGACGGGCGCCTGATGTGGATGAAGGACATCACGACGCGCAAGCTGGAATGGGAGCGCGGCAACCGGTTGGACCGGCTGGAGTCGTTGGGATTGCTGGCGCGTGGGTTTGCGCACGACTTCAACAATCTACTGACGGTGTTGCTGGGCAATCTGTCTTTGGCCGAACACCGGCTGGGGGCGGGTGGACCGGTGATGGAGATTCAGTCGGCACGGCAGGCGACGCTTTTGGCGCAGGGTTTGGTGCAGCAGTTGTTGACGTTTGCTCGAGGGGGAGCGCCGGTGAAGCGGGCCATTGCGCTGGCGGATCTGGTGAAGCATTTTTTTGAGCAGCATCCGAAGGTGGTGGGGATTGAGTATGGGATCGAGGTGCAGGAAGGACTGCCGTCGATGGCGTTGGATCCGAATCAGATTCGGCGTTTGTTGGGGAACCTGGTGCGCAATGCCGAGCAGGCGACGTCGAGGGGTGGTCGGATTGTGGTGAAGTGTGAGGCAGCGGATCCGAGCAGCATGTTTGGACATGATGTGTTGAAGGATGCGCCGGAGTCGCTGGCGGGAATGGTGCTGGAGGTGGAGGACAATGGGGAAGGGATTGAGGCGCAGAATTTGCCGCACATTTTTGAGCCGTATTTCACGACGCGGAAGAAGCAAAACGCGACGGGTTTGGGGTTGACGGTTTGTGAATCCATTGCCCGGGCGCATGGGGGAACGATCAATGTTTATGCGGTGAAACCGCGAGGCACAAGGGTGCGGTTTTTTCTGCCGGTGGAAGAGGATGCGGCTGGGAATGATGGGGAGCCGGAAATGCTGGAGATGAAAGGACCAGGACCGGGCAGGACGCCGAGAATTCTGGTGCTGGAAGATGATCACCTGGTGCGGGCATTGATCTGCCGTGGATTACAGAGTCAGGGGTATGAGGTGACGGAGACGGTGGATGGATTGGAGACGGTGCGGCTTTATGAGCAGTCGATGAAGGAAGGGCGCGCTTTTGATGTGGTGATTCTGGATTTGAGCATTCCGAATGGGATGGGCGGAGTGCGCACGATGGAGAAGTTGCGGGCCTTGGATCCGCAGGTGTTGGCTTTGGTCAGTAGCGGGTATTCGGATGATCCGGCGATGGCGCAGCCTTCAGCGTATGGTTTTGCGGCGGTGCTGCCGAAGCCGTATGAACCGTTGGAGTTGATCCATGTGGTTCAGCGGTTGCTGGATGAGCGGATGAAGAGTGGGAGGGGAGGAGAGGTCAATCACCATTCATTCATCATTTTGATTTTCTAG
- a CDS encoding SMP-30/gluconolactonase/LRE family protein — translation MPVRPPHSHALRALLCLLMVVVMIGCSLHSAFAAKPPALEVLFQLPLAPAGLTMVPNGNYLLSVSFEQRPQNRIVEINKKGESKPFPNESVSQAAPGDPLQLDAIEGMQADKHGIVWMIDHGRRSEITPKVVAWDYDKNRLQRVIHLGAPAILPSSLLDDLVLDPETPFIYIGDPASGPDAALIVLDLNTGMARRVLQGHPSVLANPGLELIIDHQPQVTKRLDGTITDPQGGINPIAIDRKGEWLYFGPMRSTWLFRIRTEHLRNDLLSAEQLASHVEQYASKPLCNGITIDAKNNIYVSDLAAKSIGMITAGSKQYTHLITDPRLLWPDGLCFGTDGKLYFFNNASKLYNVGAAIAPLGSPPPATNYLFRIQTPASGRVGD, via the coding sequence ATGCCTGTCCGGCCCCCTCACTCCCATGCGCTGCGAGCTTTGCTCTGCCTGCTCATGGTCGTGGTCATGATCGGGTGCAGTCTGCATTCGGCGTTCGCCGCGAAACCTCCCGCGCTGGAGGTTCTTTTTCAACTTCCCCTCGCCCCGGCCGGACTCACCATGGTCCCCAACGGCAACTACCTTCTCAGCGTCAGCTTTGAACAACGCCCGCAAAACCGCATCGTCGAGATCAACAAAAAAGGCGAATCCAAACCCTTCCCCAATGAAAGCGTCAGCCAGGCCGCCCCGGGCGATCCCCTACAACTCGACGCCATTGAAGGCATGCAGGCTGACAAACACGGCATCGTGTGGATGATCGATCACGGTCGCCGCAGCGAGATCACGCCCAAGGTCGTTGCTTGGGACTACGACAAAAACCGTCTGCAGCGCGTGATCCATCTTGGAGCCCCCGCCATCCTTCCCAGCTCGCTCCTCGACGACCTCGTGCTCGATCCCGAAACGCCCTTCATCTACATTGGCGATCCCGCCAGCGGCCCCGACGCGGCCCTGATCGTTCTCGACCTCAACACCGGCATGGCACGCCGTGTTCTGCAAGGTCATCCTTCCGTTCTTGCCAACCCCGGACTCGAACTCATCATCGATCACCAACCGCAGGTTACCAAACGACTCGACGGCACCATCACCGATCCTCAAGGCGGCATCAATCCCATCGCCATCGACCGCAAAGGTGAATGGCTCTACTTCGGTCCCATGCGATCCACCTGGCTCTTCCGCATCCGCACCGAGCACCTGCGCAACGACTTACTCAGCGCCGAGCAGCTCGCCAGTCATGTTGAGCAATACGCCTCCAAACCCCTCTGCAACGGCATCACCATCGATGCCAAAAACAACATCTACGTCTCCGATCTCGCCGCCAAAAGCATCGGCATGATCACCGCCGGCAGCAAACAATACACCCACCTCATCACCGATCCCCGTCTGCTATGGCCCGATGGACTCTGCTTCGGCACCGATGGCAAACTCTACTTCTTCAACAACGCCAGCAAACTCTACAACGTCGGGGCCGCCATCGCCCCACTCGGTTCCCCCCCGCCCGCCACCAACTACCTCTTCCGCATCCAAACCCCTGCCTCCGGTCGCGTTGGCGATTGA